CCCTGTGATGGACTTTGTGAGGGGACTTGTTTGTGCAGCCATGATGCACAGTGTCGcagtttcattttgaaactcTGATGCAAGATTTGCAAACGCCAACATTTTCCTAATTACCCCGAATAGCACAAGAGGTCAAGCTACTAGACCAATCCCTCTGGAGCTGATTTAATTGgttcttttctttgtcaaatccttccaacaagttttgtgTCTagttttttcataatcctgctaacactcaaacaaaccaacagacagggatgaaaacataacctcaatTATTTGTTATAACACTAATTTGTCAGTCCTGTTCATTTTCCTCATCTTGTGATCACAACCACTcaagttccttttttttaatcctggCATTTCGCAACcgtctttcttttcccttttgcCTCTGATTAGagtgggtcaaaggtcactctGTGAACTCTTCTCCACTCTACGCATGATAGAGGTGTGAGTTATGTattttgtgggtgtgtgtcgtCATGAGTGCAGGTTACGGTGTGATTGCATGTGTGAACATCTCAAAGGGCGACGTTAATCTCTGAGTGAATCGCCCCGCTCCCAGATAATGAGTGAGCCCGTGAATAATTCCTGATTGTCTCAGAGGCCGACCTCTGAATCAAGTGACTTGGCTCAGCCCCGAGCACTTTGTGATGCAAACCTGAGCGCTGAGTGTTTGCTTGCTACAGTTTAGCATGACACTGCAGTATCCTAACAGTCTTTAGTCTCATTCTTTATTGGCTCCAATGTCTTGTGTGTTGCTTGTCCGTAGTGACCGTTCTACATAATAGTGATAaagagagctgctgcaggtagATGGTTCATTTGTTCTTGATTTGGGTTAAATTTGAGAGAATGAGAATGAACTCTAACATATCCAGCGCGTGTTTGCAAAGCACAGACTTTGCTCTTTGCTCCACTGCATAATCAGATCTAACACGAAGGATAATATCTGCTCAGTAGATGATAAGTCATTTCCCTTGATTTGTTGACAAACGCAGGTTAAAGATCATGCCGCTATCACCAGACTTATTAGTTAGATTCTGCACATTTTGAAGTTGTTTAATTTAGATATTCttaaacatgcaaatacactGTCAGGTCCAGTATTGTTTACTAAAGGTGAGTTTCTCCAGGTTGCACAATGAGCAGAATTTAACTGATTGTGTTCCACCAGAGTGAATTTTTGTAAAGTTTGTTAACCAAGCACCAACAGGACTAAGAGTCCAGTTACTTTTTTGTCTTCAACAGTAAACCATTTTTTATCAGAGAGTCTAGAATAGCagtaaaatagaaataatgaaaCATATGGAAACCTCATCTGATCTGTAATGAATTGCGGTTCTATTTTCAATTAAAGGATTTTACGCAAAACCAACCACTAACAGATGCCAACAAAGCAGAAAGCCCAAAAGTACTGTAGTCTGTGTAATAAGCAGGAGTTACATATACcaccacacaaaaaaataagctTTCCATAATCTAACATGTTTAAATTTATATGAAATTTACATTTGATGCTTTTAAGGTTTCACTAGGGTGCTGCCttgagaaactctgcagaacgtctggagcctctcactcggacttTTGCGTTTTCACATACATCCCCTTCGGAGAAAGTcgggaaaagaggaaaagtagATTTCAATATTTGTAGTCTAGTATTCAGAACTCACATGTGTATTAATTATTGATTAGTCATCATCAACGGTGACTATTATTCCATTAATCAAAATGTCTTCAAGTTTAATTAACTTGCTTCCAAGAATGTGTCGAGCCAGCTAACCtaaaacagaaaggaagacaaacatcacaaaaaaTAGGCAAAACCTAAGCAAGTACTGACTCATTGTTGAACAGTCACCGGGACGGGCGTAATGTTTTACCCGAATAACATCAAACACAGGAAGAACTGAACTTAAGGAGGAGACTTAAGCAACACaagtgtttgactgtgtttgtgaCTAACTTCTAAGACCTCTCTTTAACTCTCAACATGATATCAGGCAATGGTTTCCTTCAGCATTTGTGAACACTGTGGTTAATCTATATCTAATGTTTGATTTATCAGCCCACTCATAAGCAAACACCTCTAGAAGTTTATTCAAGCATCAAGTGGTTAATCGTCAAGCCAGTTTCACAATTATACTGGGCCAACACCCTGCACGTTGTGTACTTCGGtgaattgacagtaccctgggTGATATTTGAGGCAGTGCCCTGTGGAGGTCGGCTGCAGGGGTTTCCTTGCAACATCCCAAGAGTTGGGTCAAGGTGGTTTCCTTGACTACTTTGCTTGCCCataaacatatttcatattgaATTTGTGCAGACTCACATGGTCAAAGACAAATTGTTGCGCAAAAAGCTAATTTTGTGTGAGCTGCTTGTctcatctgttgtgtttgtcattttcctgTGCAGGAAATGCAGCCGTAATTAAGCCCTCTGAGGTCTGTGTTCACACCGCAAAGGTCATGGAGGACCTGCTGCCACTTTACATCGACAAAGTAAGGACGGATCCCGTAACGTCAGGGTAACAAGCACCCACAGTCATTCTAGTGAAGCAAGgcactgttgttgtttcttaAGAAGATCAGATCGGGTAAAAAGGTTGATGATCATGATAATCAGGAGTACTTATCAGAAATATCTCTCTCTGAGTATATACTCTGCTGACTCAGTATTTACATGGTATATTGGCAGTGATGCATACTGTACAAAGACAACATTTATTTAGCTTATATAttgttcaaataaacacatctaAAAAGCAGAAATAGAAGACAGCTCCTCAGTTGCAAAAAAGTAAATCTGTAACCACACTGGGGTTAGAGCCCTAATGAAACTAGTTTACTATAAAATGCACAACTTAAGACTTTGTAAAAACTGCCCACACGCCACGAAGACATTCAACGTGCTTCTTCTAGCACTTGCAGCTTCGTGACACCTGACTGTGTCTTTCTGCCCGTGTGTCAGGAGCTGTACCCGGTCGTATCGGGAGGAGTGCCAGAAACCCAGGAGCTGCTGCGCCAGCGCTTCGATCACATTTTCTACACCGGGAACTCTATGGTGGGCAAACTGATCATGGAGGCCGCCGCCAAACATCTGACCCCTGTCACTCTGGAGCTCGGTGGAAAGAGCCCCTGCTACATCGACAAGGATTGTGACATAAGCATCGCCTGCCGGTCAGAAcaagttttatatttgaataacATATAAATGAATCCAGTCTCTCGTAAACGGTCAGCCCTGACACGTGTTTTGACTCCAGGCGTGTCACCTGGGGAAAGTACACTAACTGTGGTCAGACCTGCATCGCCCCGGACTACATCCTTTGTGAGCCGAGCATCCAGGACCGGGTCATCGAAGAGGTCAAGAAGTCCATCAAGGTActgaagctgaaaacacaactcTTAGCACTGAGGGAAAAGTAATGATCTATTTATTTCAATCTAAACTTCAAAACCAGGCGATGCTGCCCACACCACCAAACAAGCAGGAATCTGTAATAATCGAAAATAGCATTTTACTGTAAAGAAACAATAGAGTTTTAAAACCGAAAGCAACAACGTCACTCCTACATTCTTTTGCTACGTTTATCACAGCCATCGACACTATTCCAGAGTTTTTAAGGGACTCAAACACGGCTGGTCCACTTTTAGTTTGCAAGCTTCTGGGTTGCGTTGTAGTAGAAACAGAGACGTTTACACTCCTATTagcttcctgactgattcttaTCACAAGCCAACTACCAGCAGGAGTTCCGCCTTGTTGTCGGTCCAAGAAATCCCTCATCCCTCATGTTCCTCCTTTGTAGTATCTGTCTCCTGTTTGTTTACACACGCACAGTGTagtgaatggtcatgtgatacacgttttcaggtgtgtttgtaTAGACAGGGATTATTGCTGTTACGGAGATAAAGTGCTTGTGTGAACAGAGATTATTTGGCACGGATGTAGGAAGCGAAGCAAAACAATTAAGGGTTGTTCATTTCGTTTATAGAGTTTTCTTTGCTCCCACGTTCAcaagaatatttatttaatttttacattgttttctctGGTAGGATTTCTACACAGAAAACCCAAAGACCTGCCCCGACTATGGACGCATCATCAACCAGCGACACTTCAAGAGGATAATGGCCATGTTGGACGACAGCACCgttgctgcaggaggagacaacGACGAGTCAGACTGCTACATAGGtaaaacacaagacacaaaaTCAATCTGGACGCATCTGCCTGACATATGTGACTCAAAAGCATCTagaagatgaataaataatgaagagtgtttctgtgttgtgtttagcCCCCACAGTTTTGCGTGACGTGAAGCCAGAGGCGAAGGTAATGCAGGAGGAGATATTTGGACCTCTGCTTCCCATCTTGCCCGTCAGCGGCCTGGATGAAGCCATCAAGTTTATCAATAAGAGAGAGAAACCCCTGGCCCTCTACGTCTTCACAGCAGATGACAAGGTATTTAACCTGATAGACAAAGGACGTATTCTGACACTCAGCGAAAGTAGTTAGCGGATGGAGACCTGAGACCCCTACGTGTGCAGTCTGTCGTTCTAGACTCATGATTGaaggtaatgttttttttgctctaCTCTACAAGGTGATAAAGAGAATGGTGGATGAGACGTCCAGTGGAGGACTGCTGGCCAACGACTGCCTCGTACACTATTCTGTCAACTCTCTGCCTTTTGGAGGAGTGGGTGAGTTCACAAGAGGACAAATCCTCACAGAAATGGCTTTAGAGTTTTAGAGCCACTGAAACAGAGAAGTCTCGACACACTGCTGGTcccgtttcagtttgaaaatgtcACGGTAACGCTTTAGTCTGGACGGGCGTTTCAGTCTGACTTGTACTTTTTGGCCACTTACACTTTACCATCTCATGTCAAAAGATTTTTCCGTGTCTGTCTTTTTGTTCCAATGCAACAATATGATCAAGATTTGTCATATGCACCAATTTACTGCCATCACCCCGGAAACTAACACTAGTTAAACTCTCCTGTTTGTCATGTACAGGGAACAGTGGTATGGGCTGCTATCACGGCAAATTCAGCTTCGACCAGCTGAGCCACCTGCGTGGTTGTCTCATCAAACAGCTGAAGATGGAGGGGATGAACAGCATGCGCTATCCACCTCACACGCAGGAGAAGCTCGGCTGGGTGCGCTTCTTCCTTCTGAAGAATCTAGACCTGGGCTGGATGGGGCAGATGGCGCTCTTGGCCACTCTGGCTGTGATGGCTGCTGTCGTGTTCAAGGTGGGTTATGAAGGTCAAGAGAGATGCTTCGCGCTAATAATTTCACCCAAATATGGTCACATTTTTCAAGATATTTCcacaaacaacagagagaattcatgaagaagtcacaaaTAAGTCTGAAAATGTAAACGCCGTagttttaaaaccacattttcccATTTATCTCTGCATCCTATTTGACTTTAGACATGACCTAAACCTTATAtacaatgaaaaatacattttgatcaTATAGTCACAATAAAGCCTGAAAAAGATGTATATAGTGGAGTAAAACATTAACTTTTGCAGCACTAGAGACCGAACCtactgcttttcattttaaccAATCATCTGTCGTCACATGGTATCACTCAGGTCATGATGTAAAGAAGTTAGCGTTGCCGGATTTGGGTATATACAGCTTGTGCTAATTAAATGTCATTGTaaagaaacagattttataCATTACAGATTTTCATATATCTTTAAAAGCCAACAAACCTCATCGCCATTTTAAATAActagtacttttacttttgatattgTCAATGCGTGGTCGTAGTAAAACTTTGAATGCAAGACATTTACCTTTAATGtcgtatttgtgtgttttcattgaaactTGGCGGCGGCGGCAGTGCACACAGATACATTCATGAGCCTCTAActggagaatgtgtgtttttttttttccagagttatCTTCTTTGAAGACATCCTGTCGGTGTCGTGATGACAAATCTGTTGTTTCCGTTGACCCCCGTGGACCAGAGAGGAGTTTCTGCATGAATCAAAtcagatctgcaacaaatttGAGAATATTTTGGGTGTTGCCCTAATatgtatttcacatttcaggACCAGACGTGTCATGTAAATCACTGTGGAGAGAAGCTTTTAATTTCATGAAGGTGATTGTTGTTTAACCACCTAAGGCTCTTAAATCTCTGCTCAGAATCACTGTGTTATATTTAAACCTGTCAGATCAGGTTTGGATACTTATGTTAAGTAAATATTCTTTTTGATATTATACATCAAAAGACATGCTCAAGCGACACTGCCTTAAGCTAAAGTAAATCTCAGTCTGATTTTAGGGTTTTTCCCACATCCCTGTGCTATGAACAGGAGCTGTAGCTTTTACTAACGGCACCATCAATGCTCATCGTTTCTCAAATTAAACTAACCTGAGATTTTGTTTATGTTAATGAACGTGTATTCTAGTGAAGGATTTTACATTAAgttgttcattttgttgtttcatttcaatGTCGGATCAGCCGTCAACTTGACATTGAGCCTTAAGGCACTTGATCATTTCTGCCGGGTGTAGGTTTGGTTTGTACGTGTTGTCTCCGTGTGCGTCTGTTCCACCACCGGCTTTTGAGTTGTGTCCAAACCAGACTGAATCTTATGAaggacattttaatttcttcttttttttttttaaaacaccaaatgcCTCTAACAACTTGTTTGAATGGTTGACAACAATAAGttgctaaatgtttttttaatcacaccATTAATCGTGGAGGGTTTTTAATTAACAGTTAAATGAATTTACAATTATATTggataaatattgaaataaatatatttctaatgGCATCAGCTTGTGAAGTTATTCAGGTGTGTTTCCTAATTTTCTGTGTCATGGCTTCCACTCATTAATCTACATGGTAAGAATACGGCTGAACCAATTGTTTCATGGAACAAGACCACAGTGGTGGACGTGTTGCATGCGACGACTGGTGATTAAGATGCTGTGTTCATACATGTCACAAATAAATGATCGGTCTATTTATTGATCTATCCTGCTCAGGCTCTGAGGGTCACGCTTGGGTTTGGACAGCAGGAGCCAATCCCTGCTGGCATTGGTCGTTAGTCCatcacatacagagacaaaccatttaGAGAATCCAGTTAACCTAACCTGCAGGAAAAGATTGGcatctaaataataaataattatattgaacatttacataatgttcTAATCTTCATAATAATATCTATAATGTAGATTATATATTATGTAGATTTAaactaacctaaacctaatctaAACATAATTCTATTTtcacctaaccttaacctacaTATCTACATAATGTACTAATCTTCATGATGCATCATAATGTTAGTTTATAtgcacaatattaataaacttttgTGTTTCATACTAACAGGAAACAACAGATTTGAAAGAAGATTTTTGTGCGTGATGCCAGTTTTGATTTTGTGACACCACTTGAGGCGATAtatatcagtgtttttacataTGTAGCTGTAAACACACTGGGATGTGTCAAACCAGTGACGATCCCGTTAAACCATTAAACTGTGGCACCTTTCAACACATTCAAAACCAGGTTTGAACAACGTTTATGGGATAATCACAGTTTTTAGTTTGACGGGCGTGATCTGGAAATAAGATCACGGTTCCTGGTGTGGCCACCAGGTGTCGCCAGGTGAGGATGTTTGCTCCAtcactttttgtttcttcaaggctgacacacacacacacacacacacacacacacacacacacacacacacacacacacacacacacacacacacacacacacacacacacacacacacacacacacacacacacacacacacacacacacacacacacagagatttcaAGGACACTCTAACCTTAGACATTGTTACTACTTGTTtaaccctaaacttaacctaaccttaacctaacttTAAACTAAGCCTCACCCTTTACCTAACCATAAAATGgttcacattatggggacttgtcttccttatggggacaacaATTAAgtcccataaggaagacaagtccccataatgtgactggCAAAACAGTATTATGTCCCCACAAcgtaatacctggaccacacacactcaaccttgTACTTCTAACCCTGCCTGACCCAGATCCTTAAACTTAATCTAATATAAACCGGATTTTACCCCAAACCACAAAACTGAGTCTTTGCCCTTAAACAAAAAGGTGAAGTTCTCGCTCCGCATCTGCTCAAATTGGTCTCACAAAGACGCAGACgtcacaagcacacacacacgcacacacacacacacacacacacacacacacacacacacacacacacacacacacacacacacacacacacacacacacacacacacacacacacacacacacacacacacacacacacacacaactcttcATAGAAGTTTCCCTCCCACCTTCAAATGCTGAAGAGTCAGAATGTGAAGGCAGTTGAAATTCAGTCTCTGGTCATTGTGCTGCTCATGATCATGGGTTTTACTTTCTACCTCCTGGCtctgctttctctcctctctcagtccaCAGgtaggatacacacacacacacacaccctgctacttatttcaggttttaaacttaaaatgatcaataatcaaGAGATTGTTGCAGCATTTCGTTCAGTTAGGTCTTTGTGAGTGTGACTTGTTAAGCTTGAAACGCCGTTCAGCTGGAGAACATAACGTGAAAATGCAGAAGAGACTTGAACAAGATAATTAACAGAgtagaaaagaagagaaatatatATCTGCAGCACAAAGATATGCACATTTTCTCATGTTTGCTTCTGGACAATTGTGGGATTATTCAACAAGAACATGTTTgaactgacatttatttttctgctggTGAATTTCTCAGTAAATCTATCAAGTGGTTtgtcaacaaaaataaactgtcgaaaatatgtgaaaacataacatcaatTTTTACTGTGAtggtaaaacaacaaaaatcagCAAATTCTCCCAATTGAGaggttgaaatgttttattaaaatagaTCAACTGGTTTTCTGTTGATCGATTAATCTGTAAATGTATTGATCGCCGCTGCTAATTTCAAGTGGACATAGTAACACCTTGACTCACTAATTGCAGTTATGCAGCAATATCTATCTAACGTTTGCTAAAATAGAGTTAAATTCATCCACAGAGCTTTTACAGCTTCTGAGGAGAAATATATACGGAATCATTCAAGGGGTGAAATTCTTTCAGATTTTGGCTCATTGGAAAATCAACgaggaaatataaagaaaagaagaggggatgatttaaaataaaagagtaaCGTTTGTGTATTCGTGCCTTTTTCCGCACAACTGGGTTTGGCACAGGTGCGGGAGCCAGGTGGAGTAGAGCCAACCTCCACCTGATGTGCATTGTTCTCAGCTGGTGAGAACTGATGTCCCCTCTCAAAGCACGGCATTGTGGGGTTAATCTGCGTTCCTATATTAGCTAAATGGTTCTCTGTCGCACTGTTCATTCCCACAGTGGAGTCACACAGCGGAGCTCCATTCACATCAGTGAATACAATACACAACCACAGCCCAAGACTCACAAGAGACTTCCCCAGCACCTGTTGCATGGACGTGTTCAGTAGTGTGAAGCcagtgaagtgttttttttttgtttatttctgagCCAGACATTCACTTCCCACTGAAAACAATCAGAGtaatcacaacacaacaaagagacTTGTTGTGGGTTTCTTCAGCTTATAGTGACAGGCGTGGACTTATTAATATGAACCAATAAAGGATAATGGCTTTTACTTGATCCAAGTCCGTCCATTAAGtgaaacatttccatttattcattGGTTTTGAGCtatttgggacattttcaccagttacaacatgggccactttaggttcacatccagattacacccTGCCGagagcaccgcatgtttgccCAAAAGggccacatttgttttgggatatttgggcgacatttgctattttactcGTGGGCCACTTAAGGCTCGCATCCATTTTGTTCAGGCCAGAACTGCAGCATCATTGCCTGAAATGACCCAAATAATCAGTGTGGCTTCTTTCTTTACACCCTGATTTGTtagtttgtgagcaagattacacaacaacACCTAAAcgtagtggaaggatgtgatatgggtcagggaagaacaaaTTACATTCTGGTGCAGAATCAGATCCAGATCAAGGAGAGGATCCCGGAATAATCCTgttttctcagataataattcatggatgtggAGGAAAAGAACACAGCATGTTGAGGGGACTGAACAAAACCCATCTTTGAGACAAATTTATTGAACAAACTGTTTAGTtaggtccatgtcccatctgcaaCAATGACttgaactgcagccagccaccagagggcgatcaagataatttggcttcacttatgtCATGTACAGTCAATGGTGGAAAATGCTTAGTCCCACTATTATATATTTCAGTATTTGTATAACATCTGGTTTAGGTGTACATAAAGCTGCCACTGACTTtgaatgtaaaacattttttggtcATGGTTTCttaataaagctgctttcagatcaTGTTTATATAATCGAGCATGAAAAGACAACTGAAGGGCAGGATTAGTAATGCGAGAAATAATAATTATCTTGGattatgtgagtgtgagtgtgagagagtgtgagagtgtgagtgtgtgtgtgtgtgtgtgtgtgtgtgtgtgtgtgtgtgtgtgtgtgctttgccCGCTCGGCCTTCTCAAAGTCCAACtgcacagcacaaacacataaGCAGATCAGCTGAAATCGCTGACTGGGGAAAACAAACCCATTGTGGCCAATAGAGCGTGAATGTGAGAAACGATTAATACTCATTCATTAAGTGCAGAGAGCCTCCTCAAGAAtacactgtctgtctgtgttttctctgcagctcagtggtgCTACCAGAGCCAGTACTCCTGTGATGACACATGCAGAGGTAAGACCTGGATATTGTGCTGCTCACCTGAGCTTCATCAAAGAGcaacgttttaagtttaacccTGAATGTAGAGTGGGGGTGCGTTCCTGCTCAACTCAGACTGGTTCCACTGGAAAACCACCCATGAGCCAGTCTGCTAAGGTAACACTCAGGTGGTCCGGTCCCAGATTTGATTTTGTGGCCTCTTCTGTTTGTATTGTTCAGACCCCATCCACTGGGCAGCTCAGTTTCCCAGCTGTGGAGGGTTACGTCAGTCACCAATCAACATCGTGACCAGTAAGGTGCACGTCAACAGCGCCTTGCCACCCTTCCACTTCATTGGCCACACCGACGTAATCAACATTACAGTGGAAAACAAAGGGCACTCAGGTAATAAAAAAAGTTTGCTTTATCCTCCTTAATAGACAAAACAGACCGCATTCGGATGTGGGACACTTCTGGCAATGCTCCGGCACGTCTGGCCGGTCTTGTGGCCCAAAAAGATGGAGCCTAAAGTTGCCCAccgtaaaaataaaataaaataaaaatagtacaTTCTAAATTCCAAAACAAATGCGGGTCCTTTTTTGGCAGACACATGGTGCTCTaggcaaggtgtaatctggatgtgagcCTACAGTGGCCTgaatagcacaaaacaaattcacataTATCGCTATGGCCTgtttgtggcccagatctggcaaacaaCAGCGGATcacccaagtgccatcattccattACGTGGGATTTGGCCACGTGGGAGGGGAACTGAGTTTGTGAAAAGGTGCCTgttcaactttgacctctgcGTGAAGAGACTTgtctcctccctgcagctcaCTTTCACCTGCCACAGTCGGTGCGGCTGACCGGAGGCGCTCTTCCCGGTCACTACAGAGCGGCCCAGTTTCACTTCCACTGGGGGGGGAATGGCAGACCTGGATCAGAGCACACCATCGACGGAGAGAGATTCCCCATGGAGGTACAGCCCTCACGAGACAGCATCAGACAGTGACACGGACCAGGAACTGTGAGAGGAGATGTACTCGAGTGCAGGCCATTAACAGTGGCATGTATTATTGTTTgagttgaattgaattaaacatgtttatcaTCAGGACATTTCTCAGACTGGTGGTTAAGCTGTGTTTCAATGGGAAAGTTTCCTTTAAGTAAagtggattcttttttttttttttacatttgtgtcatttatCTGATAAAgttattcaaattcattttcagCGTGTGCAGCCTGAAGTGTAACATGAGAATTATATAGAACTCTGCATTGATAAAGTATGAAATAGATTTGctataaataattaaagtgaAAAGTCAATATCTTTTACTGTAGGAGCTACTCACCACTATTGTTACATTAGTCTGGATGGATGGTGGAATACAGCTTTTGAATGTATTCATACTACAACTGCtcattattaattaatctgACACAATATGAAAACTACAGACTGTACTACAGACTGTACTACAGACCAGCACACTACAGgcttgtcctcctctctctgttcagCTGCATATAGTCCACATCAAGGAGCCGTACGGTTCTCTGGCAGAGGCAGAACACGACATGGCGGGTATCGCTCTGCTCGCCTTCCTGTTTGAGGTAATGGGCTTGGGATGGGGTCAAACTCTGCTTTCTACATGTTTTAACTTTCAGACGGTTCAGGGTTGTGTCACAGTGCTGACGGTCTCCTCACAGGAAACAACAGACGATCATCCTAGTTTGAACACGGTGATAGCTGCTCTGGGCCGAGTGCAACACAACGGTATGAGCTGGAAAGTCACTTTAATGTGTGAAACTTGATCAATTTTTCACTCTATCGCACAATTTGACCAAATTCCTGACTTGACTTAATCTGACACGTCCGCTCTGTGTTaaggcagcagcacagtgatTCCAAACTTTCGCCTCAGTGACATTATCCCGCCTGCGAAGGACCTGCACAGTTACTATCGCTATGTGGGCTCCATGACAACTCCAGGGTGCGAACAGGCAGTTGCCTGGTCGGTGTTTCACAGGGCCCTGTCCATCAGCAGCCGTCAGGTGAGCAAGAGTCACTTAGTACAGTTAGAGtgttaactctgtgtgtgtgtgtgtgtgtgtgtgtgtgtgtgtgtgttcacaaaGTGACTATATGAAGTATAGATACTCAAACCAGGCAACATACACTAAATAAGACAAATCTTTCTATCTCAGGAGAAGTAAGTGTTGGATCTGGCCTTGTTAGATCTAATGGTTTATTAGATTAAATTAGATTAAttatgttttatctgttttatagGTTCTGATTGTATGCAAAcgttctgcaaagttaaaaagtctaAAGTCTCTGgtgaagtaaagtaaaaaaacactaaaGCTGCTGAAACGCCTCGTCAGTAGTCTGGCTAAAACGtctgatgtcacatgacatcacaatacCTCACCTCAATATGAGCAGAAGGTGTCAGCTTTGAACTTGTTTCTATTCTTCTCTCCAGCTGGATGCAGTAGTTCAGCAGTGTCAGTTCTGGACCG
The Hippoglossus stenolepis isolate QCI-W04-F060 chromosome 15, HSTE1.2, whole genome shotgun sequence DNA segment above includes these coding regions:
- the aldh3a2b gene encoding aldehyde dehydrogenase family 3 member A2b, which translates into the protein MSREQQAVACARKAFETGRSKCLEHRIRQLKNLRRLFTERQQEILDAVKKDLNKSEVGTQLYETVGLEGEINLVIGKLKEWAAPRKVEKNLLTISDTVYIKPEPLGVVLIIGAWNYPWAVTIQPLIGAIAAGNAAVIKPSEVCVHTAKVMEDLLPLYIDKELYPVVSGGVPETQELLRQRFDHIFYTGNSMVGKLIMEAAAKHLTPVTLELGGKSPCYIDKDCDISIACRRVTWGKYTNCGQTCIAPDYILCEPSIQDRVIEEVKKSIKDFYTENPKTCPDYGRIINQRHFKRIMAMLDDSTVAAGGDNDESDCYIAPTVLRDVKPEAKVMQEEIFGPLLPILPVSGLDEAIKFINKREKPLALYVFTADDKVIKRMVDETSSGGLLANDCLVHYSVNSLPFGGVGNSGMGCYHGKFSFDQLSHLRGCLIKQLKMEGMNSMRYPPHTQEKLGWVRFFLLKNLDLGWMGQMALLATLAVMAAVVFKSYLL
- the LOC118122454 gene encoding carbonic anhydrase 4, coding for MLKSQNVKAVEIQSLVIVLLMIMGFTFYLLALLSLLSQSTAQWCYQSQYSCDDTCRDPIHWAAQFPSCGGLRQSPINIVTSKVHVNSALPPFHFIGHTDVINITVENKGHSAHFHLPQSVRLTGGALPGHYRAAQFHFHWGGNGRPGSEHTIDGERFPMELHIVHIKEPYGSLAEAEHDMAGIALLAFLFEETTDDHPSLNTVIAALGRVQHNGSSTVIPNFRLSDIIPPAKDLHSYYRYVGSMTTPGCEQAVAWSVFHRALSISSRQLDAVVQQCQFWTGQPMTDIFRPTQPLDGRVVYRSKAAAAAPTSVWFCVFSVVLMTAGQIL